tacacacatgaattgaatctgcttcttgtgtacttgtgctccatcataaacttgtcaagtcgcttgtaccattgtctcgacgattgcttcaacatgtacaatgatctgttcaacttgcaaacccaattttctttatcagcaattTTGAATtcatctggttgataaatgtagatttcctcgttcaaattaccgtgtatgtctgcggtcttcacatctggttgagctagctccaaattcatctgcgctaTCAAGACCAACAAAATTCCAAtagaagagtgtttaacaatagGAGAAATTACTTCATTATAATCACatccttccttctgagcgtagtttttagctaccaatttttccttgtagcgaacatcaatttttttggaaaatccttatttcttagcaaagatccattatcaccaatagccttcttcccttttcatagatgcgtcaacttgcatgtctcattcttctgaatagattgcatctcatcttccataacactctcctttttccattttcagtaattcgactgacatctgaaaaagtggatagaacatcatctacgactagaagtgcataggccgccatgtcaacaaaccgacctggtttttgaataactcgtcttggcttattcataacaattgattcacgttgttCTGAAGGTTATTGGGTCGGAACCTCTTCTTCATTTAACTTttcgtctgtcgtcggagagtcacttatagttggcttatctttatctgctcaaactctacatgttgcggagtacaatcaatcttgtctggtgttaccttattcaacactgaataatcatcaaaagtaacatctctactgataatggttttctttgcatccaaacaccagaagcgatattctttaactccagtagtaaatcccataaaaagagtaTTCTTTTCTCGtggatccaaatttgattcaatTCCATGATAATATatagtagaaccaaaaatatgcaaagaatcataatcagttgcaggttttccagaccatacgtctaatggagtcttgccaccaagtgcagatgatggtagacgatttaccaaatgttgaacGTATGACACAGCCTTTGCCCCAAATTTTCTGTttaacccagcattagacaacatacatcgaactttctccaccaatgtcctgtTCATATGTTTCGATACTCCATTTTGAtgtggtgtttttctgactATGAAGTGTCGagctatgccacactcttggcataacttctggaatggatcattcttgtattctccaccgttatcagtccagaaaattttgatctttctttctgtctcgtcttcaacttgagttttccatttaagaaaaatctcaaacacttcacctttattcttcatagtaaacactcatactcttctggaaaatcatcaataaaagtaacaaaataatgtctacctccaagagaaggagtcttggcaaGTCCtcagacatctgagtgcacataatccaaaatacccttggtttTATGGATagtagtgccaaattttactctcCTTTGTTTTCCCaaaatacaatgttcacaaaaaattaacttacaaacttttgtaccatTCAACAATCCTTGTTTGACAAGAGTTttcatagatttctcaccaacatgtcccaatcgcatatgccatagttTTGTTGCCTCTAATTCCTTACTGTTCCCGGAAGTTTATACAAATgttgtcccattaactgtactaccttgatagtaatacaaattattactcttcgtaatagctttcaacatcattAGCGCTCTAGAGATTACCTTAAGAatttcattttccaatttcacatttAGGCCTTTtgactccaaggcccccaaagaaatgagattctttttcatatttggTATGTACCGATCATCTctgataattctggtggatccgtcatcatttctcaacttgattgaacctatcccttttattttacatgaactagcatctcccatgtaaacaactccaccatccaGTTTCTTAAAGTCAAATAACCATTTTCGAACTAGTATCATATGATAAGTGAatgctgagtccaatatccacgcatcaggatgtgatgttgtgtgtgacatcgataaagagtattctgaatccgtatcacctttgttttctgcaacattcgcatcttcagaatctttctctttttcttctttaactttgggcagttaatcttccaatgtcctttctcacgacagaaaacacattcatctttggcaactctactttcagatcttcttcctttcccttttgatttgctttgCTGACGGCCcatgaccatcaatgcttcatctgctgtACCTGTTTTGCTTTTCCTTTTGTCCTGTTTtatcaattcatgactatataaatcagaacttacagcatcaagagaaacatttcttTTCCCATGatgtaacgttgtttctaagtgttcaaattcatcaggaagggacgatagcaacatcaaagcaagatcttcatcctcaaacttaacatcaaggtttaacagatctgttactaatttattaaacttagtaatatgttcattcatagtagtacctggttggtaatcaaaccggaacaaccgattcttcataaggagcttattctgaccactcttcaTAGTatttgtcctccaatgcttgccacagtttctgtgcagaagtttcatttttcacagcatacttctgctctctggaCATGTACGATCAAATTGTTCtgcacgccaaccgattcatgatactccattctttttcttctataccatctaGCTTTCCGATCTCAATAACAACATCTAAACtctgctgaaaaagacaatctagaacctcaccttgccacatgccgaaatgccagttccatcaaagatttccaccgcaaacttcaaattcgacatcggtgtcctcgttCAGAATGAAGAAGGAGTTgatgccccttttgaagactacaccatgccaaggacgaaccttcggctctgataccacttgttgggaaaaaaccctgatagaaacacaaaagaaaaaaacaaccgaaagaacacactaacaaaatttgataacggagttcggccaaaatgttgcctacgtctccgagcactaagactatcaattaataaggaagaagagatacaaatattgggtgtgataaaccaaagaggggagagtttcttttatacactaagaaacttccccaactcccatcatcttccgatgtgtgatttattctaattgtgaatatagtttcttttatatactaagaaacttctttcactcccattatcttccgatgtgggattctaattgtgccaaaaacaacaacatGAGCCGCACCGTCTCCGTTCCTTACGAGGCTCATCTTTTGATGATCTACGCTTTGTTGTTGGTTGTCCTTTCTTAATCTTCATAGGGGGTTTTAGGCAGACTCGTTTCTTGATATGTTCGGGAATGTCCCAAGTTTCATTATGATTAAAAactggataacatgtctccgcatatgccaTGCACCACGATTCAGTTGAGTAAAACCTGAAAAATTATACATTGAACATAACATAAATTGAACATGCAATTGGTTAAATTTTCTAACCTTGCGCACAAATCATATAGAACCGATTTCCGGGAACGAGCAGCCGCCAGGGCAtgtgtacaaggaagaccaaatacatcaaataccctacaagtacaaGTCGGCCCTTgaagtcaacttgaaaatcaaattcaccGTCATGCACATGGAACTGGAATCGATTAATTGGATAAATGCTGTAGAATCTAGCATTTTTGCCTTCctcacgtaagaacttttcataatatggaGATAAATGTTCGTTGTGGTTGGttgatttttctcttctatgattaaaccaatcttgtattgtgaatcttaaatagtcagTTAATGTTGTTATTAGATATTTCCTAGCTTtcctgctctgactattaaaactctccgCGTAAAACTCCAATTTGTTCCAAATATTCAGCAATCCTAGGGTCTTTAGTTCTGATCCTATCAAAATGATTCTGAAACGTGGATTCGATGTATGCGTGAGAagctaaatcaaactcaacatgacaattatcagttttaaatttgaccataatattcattttgatgtggtatgtggATGCACCGTGAtgtgcttctggaaaaatcGCGGACAAGGCGTTggcaatacttgggtgtctatcggatacgaagacgagatccaGGACTAATCCAATTGTCAACCTtagttgttgcatgaaatatgttcaagagttattattctccgaATCAACGACACCAAAAACAAcgggatatagttgctcattcgcatccaatgctatCGCAACCAGTAGttgacctccaaccttgtgcttaaggAAGCTgacatcgacgcacaatacaaGACGACAATATCCTATGAAACCCCTAATTAAGAcccctagggacatgaacatatatatGAAGTGGCCTtcctcatccgtctggatgtcagttatggtacATGGGTTCTTCTTTTGCAACATGAACAGGTACGATGACAATTTACCATAGGAATCCtccacagttcctcgcaccgccattaaggTCTTTTCCCTGGatctccaagccttattatatgtCAGAGTTAACTCATAGCTTGTATGCATGTCTTCCACTATTTTCTTATGCATGTGGTCatgatgatggtccatgtatTTACGTTTGGTACACTCCGCAATTACCCATGATGGTGCTTGTCTCACATTGTCTTGTCTagtcaaaattgagcatgtgtgttcttttacaaattttctgatctcaaacatctccaAGAATTTTCCTTTCTTAGCTCGCAATTTCCACATGCAGTTCTCAGCCATACATTTTACAAACCAAAGATTTTTTGTTGACTTCACCACTTTAAGGATAAAATGATTAGACATCGCATGTCTATGCAACCtcaattgtatttcttttttgttataaaaaaacataccCACTTCCAATCCATTTTCAATTAATGTAGTAGGTGTTTCGATCTTGAGTGGTTCATATGAGAAGTAGTGCTTGGTTCCCTCAGTATGGCTGAATGTTTTCCTAGCATGGGAAGTGCTTGGTTCCCGGGGTACTTCTTCTGCATGGTTTTGAGTTGGGAagacatcttgctgctcaaaaaTATCTCGCTGCTCTATAACATTTCGctgctcaaaaacatcttgctgctcagATACATCTTGTTGTCTTTGGAAGACATCTTGCTGCTCACATACATCTCGTTGCCTTGGGAAGATATATTGCTgctcaaatatgtcattttttggtctttcactttgttgagttgaaggtattgacttctctactaaagagACACATAGTGGGGTGCGATGATTGTGTAGTGAAGATGAGAGTTCTTAAAAATAGAACGCCACATCGCTATCTCCAATGATTGTTGCAGGAGGAGAATTCATCACTAACATATTATACTTCACTTTGAACACTAAGTCATATCTTAATTTGTCCACACCAATATCATTATAGACAATTGCAACTAATTCGTCATATGTAGCATTTCGGGGTACATTCACACCACAACATGAACTTGAGACAAAAGAACTAACACCACCATCATCAGTTTTCCAGTCTCCGTCAAAGAGGAGAAAAACATTCACATAAATGTGATCtgcaattgataaaaattcacAGAAGTCAGTGTTAATTGTgcaaaatgcatctgtcgcaggcggaaAATGCAAGGCGGAAAATGTAAGGCGGAAAATGTAAGGCggaaatgcatctgtcgtaggcgacgatgcattttccgcatgcgacagatgcatcgtcgccttCGTCAGATGTATATTCCACCGTAAAACCAATCAACCAAGCTCTAAAACCATTCAGTCACCACCTAACCTACACCATAGACTCTAAACGATGAAATCCTAAAcattcttccatttcagcatGAAACGACGGAAACGGAAACACGGAAAACTAACCTGAATGTTGAAGATATTCCGGCGTCGCCTTGGCTTTCCGGTTTCCTTGCTTTTGTTGGATCGTTCGCAGCGATGATGAAGGAACGTTGGTGGAGAAAAGGGAAAACTGAAACGAGGAGGTTAGGAGAGGGAGAGAAATGAGAGACAAGAAACTGAAAGTCCACTGACAAtagtttttgatttttttaatttgaagatAAAAGAGTCTTTTTCAATAAgcaaaatgttaaatttaaaaaaattatatgacttaggttaaatttagaaatttttaaCCGGTCATTATTAGGTCATTTTATCCAATTTCCCGTGGGATTTGTCGAAATAATATTTCCcttttaactttttctttttttttttttacctcaaAATCTATCATCGTCACTGCAAGTCTGCAAGCTGAGTCCCATTGAAGCGCCTTCTGCTTCTACTTCATTTCCGTCTCTTCAATTCGCAGTCGTCTGTTTTTTCTTCTCTACTTTTTCATCCCTAGTTTCTTCTGCATGGAAGACACTCTTTTCATAAGCGATTATGATGTTAACGAACATGACCACGATTGGCAGCCTGTGGACCGGCGCCCATCTGAGCTCCACTCTTCTGCTGCTGAGCAGCTTTATTTCGTTCCCTACAGGTAAACGATTCTCACGAGCGTTAAATAATGCTTGGATATTCATATTGCGTGCTGAGGGGGGAGTACTGATTTTACTAGGGTTTTCTTCTTCAATTGGGAATTTTAGGTGGTGGAATGAGGCGCGGGAGTCTTTATTTTGTGAGGTGGAGGGAATTTTATATGCAGCCTTACCTTCTTGTAAGGAGAAcaaagaaattgaaattagTATGAGGAGACAAGTGGGTACGAGGACTGCAGGCGCGGAAGAAGGTGTCTCGGACAATAGTTACGCTTTGCTTTCTGAATGGATGTTCTTGCGGGCGAATAAGTGGTTAGATGTTATTACAAGGCTTCACTTTATATTATTTGCAGTCGAACTTTATCATTCATCTTCAAGATATTCATGCTTTTGTTCAATCTTGAGAGTAAGCTATCCTTGTTAATGTATCTGGCAACATGAGATACTTGAGTGTGAATATATTTGCAATTTGTGCACCTTCAGCTCTCACTTATCCCTGGCAATTCTGGAATCTTGTAATTTTCTAGGTGATGTAGAAAATTGAACTGCCTATTTGTAGCGTGAGTTGCTGAAGTATGATAGATAGGTTTGATGAAACATAAGTAATATTAgaattaataaagagaaatatagcagatttgaaatgataaaTGAGCTAATCATAACTTGCCCATCTGATTTCTTGTAGAATTTCACACTGAGCTGGGATTTAGACATGGTTTTATGTGActacttaatttgaatttgtggAACAAAAATATTTGAAGGTGGTTCTAATTAACCTTTTGGCTTCATTTGTTACGAGACTGACCAGAAtctgaaattttaaattaaatatcttatatatgtcaccatcatcatctatagaaactaaaatttatattgaaataagaACTCTCACACTTTAGCAACATTATCGTTTAGCTTCATCTGAACTCTACTCCATGCCAAACGGATCCAATTATCaatcatgttatttttttcagtcACTTTCAATCTATTGAATTTCCAAATGATGACGAATAACTCATTGTCAAAAGTTACCATGGTGATATAAGTTTTCCTTATTACCTAATGGAATTGAAGTTCTTGGGAATTGGAACATGCggtatcaaaaacatgttttgacaaTAAGTGAGATTAATTCAAAATAGCAAATCACGCTAGAGAACATACAAAAAGGAGATGATGTCCGGAAAGGTTTTGATAGAGCGGATAATTTTAGTATTCTTTATGAGTTTTTCAAATTTGCAAATcccttattataattttatttctgcTTCTTGGATGTCCTTGTAGGCATAATGATGCGAAGAGTGTTGGAAGCTTTGGAGATTCCAAAGAGAAAATGCTGGATGATTTGTTCTCTTTAAAAATAAGGCTCTCTGTTTTGTGGGATACAAATTCCTTGCTTGTAAAGATTTGTCACAAGGTATAACAATGACATTTTTGGTTATTGTAATTGATTCACTAAACTATCTTATTGCAGGCACCTATGTTTTATTGCTTGTTAAATTAACTTTGAGCTTATAGATTTTATGAGTTACATATGccaatcatttatttcaaaccaaattGGTAGTAAACCCtcttgttatttatatatttttctcacttTTTGAGCTTGAATAGCAAAAAATGTCAGGTTTGGTTTTTGGTGGAGAAGATCTGCATCAATGTGTATCTTATTAATACTTTCTTCCCTAAAGAGAGAATGAGAAGCATAGCTGCTGCATGTGAGATTAAACAACCAAACTAGTTTGAGGAGTTTCATATTTTAGAACTCAAACAGCTTCCAGAAAACCTTACATTCTGATGAAATGACAGTAATTTGGTCTCTATAGAGTTGCACTACTTATTTATTTACGGGTTATACTTATTAACATGTTGAACACTTCTAAATGTTCTGCTGCCCAAGAAACTATCAAGGCTAATGTATCTGTTGATGTTTAGAAATAGTATAGAGGAATACATCTCGAAATTGACTTTTGCTTTGAAGctatttgtttgtttcttatGATACCCAATCAATAAAACAATGATACCGTcaatcatttaataaatttcaaaactttTCTTGCTTCTCATAACTATTACAtgaactttatatatatttctcagtTCCTTAAACTTTATTTCTGTAAGTATTATCTTCTTACAACACGGATTGCTTACTGACCAAGAATTCTAGTGATCACATTATAATATGATGTACTTAATAAAACAGTGACAGTTTTTTGATTGCACACTCTAACCATTGACAGCTCTCTAATAGCTTATCTATTATCTTTGTCTTGCTTATGTCAATCTTGTATGAGACTATATTTTTGTCAATGGTCATGAGGAgatttaacatgatttttttcCTGCTCTTTGTATTTCTTAGGAAAATGAAGTTTCAACCTTTAATAAAGCCAGGAACATTTTTTGTGCCAGGAATAGCCAGGTAAATTTgaactttaataattattgtgataTCTCAATAATtagtcatattttatttgaaatactaATAGGATATTTGTTTGGTCGCAGTTATTCATTTGGGATTTCTCTGCGCGTACAACTCAGTTTTTCACAAATGGCACAGATAATTTCTCTGATTCTTATGTCTGGAAAGATGAAGAGGTAATCCTATTCCATGTTTTCACATTCTATATCCAACAAATTAATTGCATCTCCATACTGGCCACTGGGATTGGCTTTAGGTGTTTTTCCTGTTGTTAGGTAAGTAGAGGAATACATGGCTGCTTTGTTATTTGACCCCACAACAAGGAAATTTTGGATGTGTAACTTAATcctggattttttttattttaataaagaagtGTTGGCTTCTTTATAGCTAATTACTTAAAAGTTGGTCTTAAAATTGAGCTGCAAGTTACACTAAGCTAGTAATCAAATTTTAGTAAAGaccaggagagagaaagagcACAGTTTGCTCTGTCCCGAAAGTTGAGCCAGAGCTAGGATTTCCTGTTTTGGCTTCTTTTAGTAGTGCGAGGTCCTTCTCCGATGGTGTCTGACCACACTGACTTCATTGCATCTCTGTTTCGTTGGAGCGCGATAGAGGCGTTGGTCTCCCTTTCCGAGATAGAGGTCGGGACCATTTGGAGAGGTTTGTCCTGTATGCCTATCTTATATTCTATTAATCAAAATGTGGATCTCCTACACCCAAAGTCAGACAACTTGGTACATTAAATGCCCTTAATCTCATACTTTATTAATATACCTCCTAACCGATTTCCACtaatgacaaaataaaataattacatatttgtcTTGTGTTCCAAAGAAACCAAACTAATATTGCATGTTTCTCATTTGTGAAATGCTGGCCAGAAATTTTATGAAAGATTTAAAGTGATTTGCATATGTTTCATTTATAGCTGTTATTTTATGACATTCTTGTGCATTGATCTCTTCTACCTATTGGTTTTCACTGTCCCTATAGTTAACACACTGCCCTTGTTTGGAACTTTTCATGTAATACAGCTTCATCTAGACCTGTTAGTTTATGGATATTCATATGTCACAAAACTGATTGAAGGAAGGAGTGAAGAGACAAGTGCAAAAGAGTCCATGATTGCGGATGCCCCACTTAATATGGACACTGCGTATTCTGTTAGCTCATATTGTGGAGTTAACTGTGGTGCCCCTTGCATCTTCAACTCAGAAGctcacaatttggggttagttgggTTGAATAATCTTGGTAATACTTGTTTTATGAACAGTGCTATCCAGTGCCTGGCACACACTCCTGAGCTTGTCGATTACTTCCTTGGTGACTTCAGAAAAGATATAAACACAACAAATCCATTGGGCATGAGTGTATGCACTTTCTGTATCAAAGTTTCTATTTATGAATACATGTTTAGAGAGTCTCCATTGTGTTCTTTTTGTCTAAGTTTTATCTCTCCATCTCTCACCCTGCTACATCTTTAACCAGGGTGAGCTTGCTTTTGCATTTGGGAATATGTTAAGGAAGCTTTGGTCTCCAGAAGCAGTGACAGTTGATCCAAAAACATTTAAATCTATACTAGGACAATTTGCACCACAATTCAATGGTTATAACCAACATGATTCACAAGTTAGTACTCCCTCTCTCCAGATTGTAGGTTGTCTGTTTACATATTCCAGGTATTAGATGCTTTAATGCAACTTTCTTAATGTAGGAGTTTCTTGCTTTTTTGTTGGATGGACTCCATGAAGATCTAAATCGCGTGAAGTGTAAGCCTTACATAGAAGTGAAGGATGAAGGCATCTGTACTGATGATGAAGTAGCAGACGAACATTGGCACAATCATTTAGCTCGCAATGATTCCATAATAGTTGCTGCCTGTCAAGTGAGCCTTAGATTTGGTTGTTGTGTTGCCTTCTCATAAATAAAAGTCCTGTTGGACAGTAAAGTTTCAACGAAGTATAACATAAAGAAGTGTGACTTGGCATAATCATTGTAGCAGGAAATATTATCTAAGAATGGAGGGTTGTCCTGCAAAATTGCCGTTGAACATATTAAGGGTTTCATATATAACATCAGTTACACTTGCTATTAAAATGCAGACTCATTGTTTTTAAGTATTAAAAACACATAATGGGATGTCCCTTCTTATCGATTTATTTCATGGTTTTGTGCTTCTATTGTTTTACATTGAACTCTTgctgctgcttctttgattgaATTGCTTTTAGTTCTTTATGATGTAGGGTCAATACCGATCAACATTGGTTTGTCCAGCTTGCAAAAAAAAGTCCATCACATTTGATCCCTTTATGTATCTTTCATTACCACTTCCTTCCACAACCACAAGAACAATGACCCTGACAGTTGTGAGTGAGGACCGTTTGCCATTTCCAGTCACTGTTGTAGTACCAAAATATGGAGTATTCAAGGATCTTATTCAAGTTGCTAAGGAAACTTGTCGATTGAGAGATGATGAAACACTATTATTTGCAGAGGTATGTTTTACAGTTGCAAGGTCTCGGGTAGTTCTGGTAATCATCTCATAATTAAGTGAACATAAATACATAATGTCTTATGGAATTCACATGCATCATTGTCTCTGTGTTAGTATAAGCATTAGTTTGTCACATTTACCCTTCGACATCATTATTGTACTTACTCCCTCCGTATACCATTTTGTGTTTGTAAATCCAGTCTAATACTAGgtaaaacacaattaaatttcTAACTGGAATTCTGTTGAGTAtactcattattttttattgtgcCATGAGCCCATGTCACAATTCACGTCCTGCCATTGTACTAGTGGCTATTATGCTTTGAATAAAATAGGGTTTCCATAAAAGTTaacttaaattatttctatattctctccaaaacatttatttgttgTTGAAATCCCAAAGTTATATGTTATAAATGCATGAAGGTGCAAACACTTTTGTTTATCTTGTGCACATTGTGTTTTTTGTGCTGCCTTGCAACCTTGAGTTTGACCTATTTGAATAATTTGCAGATATATAACAACAAAGTTCTTCAGTTTCTGGAAGACCCATTTCATTCATTAGAGCTCGTCAGAGATGAGGATCAGCTTGTTGCTTACATATTACCTAAGGATAACGATACATCCCCCTTGGTTGTATTTATGCATAAAAGGGTGAACACGTTACCATCGTGAGTGTCCATTTATGTTATTGCTCTGCTGCTTAGCTTAGCCCTGAAGGAATATCAATGTGTTTGGGTGACTTCTTTATGATATGTTGCTCAAGTCATTGCATGTCCAACAAAGAAGTCTCTTGAAAAGTTCTTTTATTTCAGTTTTTGTAACCTGTTTATCATCTAATCATAAATTTGGTGTTGGTAGTTTTGGGTAGGGTGACATACCTATTACCACAAAGGAACCTTTTCCACCCACATATCATATCAGTAGCATGCATTTGGTATAGTAATCAAATCAAGTGAACCTTCTCAATTAGTCAAACAACTAGTAATTAGGACTTTCTAACTATTGATTTCTATCAACTAGAAGCAGTCCCTTTTAGCTTGATTCTATTGTTGGCCATCCCTTAAACAAGAAGCTTTTAGATGAGTTGTATAACTTGAGCGATTAGTGTTAGTGACATTTTTAGGGGTGATATAGGGGAGTACCAGATGACTCTGGCCGAAAAAAATCTGTTATTGGTTTACTTCATTTACTTTAACAAATGAAATTGAAATGGATTTGATGAGAACTAACAACCAGAATACGCTTCTAGAGCTTTATATCTTGGGTTACTTACTTTGTGGTTGACATGCTGTAGAATTTGAAGAGAAATAggatttcaaatattttgaatgatcaaTCTATTACAAAGTAGTCTTAGCAAAAAAAAGAACTATTACAAAGTAGACTTCAATTTTTAGGCTAAATTAGAAGACAACTACCTAGATAAACATAAGTGGACTTTTGTTGGGAACCATTTTCTTGGAAAGTCAAAGGATTCTTGGATGCTTCTATTTTTCAAGAGATTGCTCAACCAAGTATTGAatagaaataattatatgtGGAATTCTCTATTTAAATAGTATTTAGATATGTAGAATTGTTATTGAATAACTTAAGATTCAAAAGTTTGTTTCTCATCTCTTTACTAGAACACACATCATTGGTATCAGAGTTGGTTTGCCACTCACAGGTGGAACTGGGTTGCGTGGGTGGTGATGCTAGAATTGCAATGTTTGC
This is a stretch of genomic DNA from Impatiens glandulifera chromosome 4, dImpGla2.1, whole genome shotgun sequence. It encodes these proteins:
- the LOC124934006 gene encoding ubiquitin carboxyl-terminal hydrolase 8-like translates to MEDTLFISDYDVNEHDHDWQPVDRRPSELHSSAAEQLYFVPYRWWNEARESLFCEVEGILYAALPSCKENKEIEISMRRQVGTRTAGAEEGVSDNSYALLSEWMFLRANKWHNDAKSVGSFGDSKEKMLDDLFSLKIRLSVLWDTNSLLVKICHKENEVSTFNKARNIFCARNSQLFIWDFSARTTQFFTNGTDNFSDSYVWKDEELHLDLLVYGYSYVTKLIEGRSEETSAKESMIADAPLNMDTAYSVSSYCGVNCGAPCIFNSEAHNLGLVGLNNLGNTCFMNSAIQCLAHTPELVDYFLGDFRKDINTTNPLGMSGELAFAFGNMLRKLWSPEAVTVDPKTFKSILGQFAPQFNGYNQHDSQEFLAFLLDGLHEDLNRVKCKPYIEVKDEGICTDDEVADEHWHNHLARNDSIIVAACQGQYRSTLVCPACKKKSITFDPFMYLSLPLPSTTTRTMTLTVVSEDRLPFPVTVVVPKYGVFKDLIQVAKETCRLRDDETLLFAEIYNNKVLQFLEDPFHSLELVRDEDQLVAYILPKDNDTSPLVVFMHKRVNTLPSSTLPLQGFGIPLVGRASDLSRGSDIHKLFLKLVNPFQMPIEDLSDVDDGNEVNASGDVEIEDVITPIEPDNVTEDSEWMNEEHSGHDFQYYWSEEKGFVARGPGKLINRQLPISDLPKTINVIVSWPDAMTELYDTVILDHLPQICKPGILTQPPPQESITLYECLEAFLMEEPLGLDDMWYCPNCKKRQQANKKLDLWRLPTILIIHLKRFHFTQYFKNKLETFVDFPIHNLDLSRFTVHKNGDGSNCYELYAVSNHYGSMGGGHYTAYVQHGRGRWYDFDDRYVSPMTEDQTKTSSAYVLFYRRV